One segment of Nothobranchius furzeri strain GRZ-AD chromosome 13, NfurGRZ-RIMD1, whole genome shotgun sequence DNA contains the following:
- the usf1 gene encoding upstream stimulatory factor 1, giving the protein MKSQQKSPEPDGTVSVSEEGSVATAEDPAAITTIQSAATFTDQPIKYLFKAEGAGGQVTYRVIQVSDGQLEAQTDGAAAVSLVTGFPATTQSVTQAVISQSEGLEGDGSTETQYAYYPASIADATAGTMVTTVQAPETLLGQSTPTGQLYVMMSPQEVLTGANQRTIAPRTQPYIAKQEAPRASRDEKRRAQHNEVERRRRDKINNWIVQLSKTIPECNIDYTKTGQSKGGILSKACDYIKEMRQSNMKLGEELSIRDRLRVDNQLLRQEVEDWKSKNQILRNLLRQHGIVGSSSTELQ; this is encoded by the exons ATGAAAAG CCAACAGAAAAGCCCGGAACCAGACGGGACCGTCTCCGTCAGCGAGGAAG GGTCTGTGGCCACAGCAGAAGATCCAGCAGCTATCACCACCATCCAGTCTGCTGCAACCTTCACTGACCAACCCATCAAGTATCTGTTTAAAGCAGAAGGAGCTGGTGGACAG GTGACCTACCGAGTGATCCAGGTCTCGGATGGCCAGCTGGAGGCTCAGACAGATGGAGCTGCAGCAGTCAGTCTTGTCACTGGGTTCCCTGCAACAACGCAGAGCGTCACACAG GCTGTGATCTCCCAGTCAGAGGGATTGGAGGGGGATGGCAGCACGGAGACACAGTATGCCTATTACCCTGCCTCCATCGCAGATGCCACTGCTGGCACCATGGTAACCACAGTGCAGGCACCAGAAACGCTGCTGGGACAGTCCACCCCCACAG GTCAGCTTTATGTGATGATGTCCCCCCAAGAGGTTTTGACAGGAGCCAATCAGAGGACCATTGCACCTCGTACTCAGCCATACATTGC AAAGCAGGAGGCTCCTCGAGCTTCCAGGGATGAGAAACGACGAGCCCAGCACAACGAAG TTGAGCGCAGACGTAGGGACAAGATTAACAACTGGATCGTGCAACTCTCAAAGACCATTCCAGAGTGTAACATCGACTACACGAAGACGGGGCAG AGTAAAGGAGGCATCTTATCAAAAGCTTGTGATTACATAAAGGAAATGCGACAAAGTAACATGAAGCTGGGGGAAGAGCTCAGCATTCGGGACCGTCTGCGAGTCGACAACCAGCTACTCAgacaggag GTGGAAGACTGGAAATCCAAGAATCAAATCCTGAGAAACCTTTTGCGGCAGCACGGCATTGTGGGGTCATCCAGCACAGAACTTCAGTGA